Part of the Ostrinia nubilalis chromosome 25, ilOstNubi1.1, whole genome shotgun sequence genome is shown below.
AGTGCACAAACTAGGAGCACTAATTTCACTAAATTTTGGcattatttaggtaggtattcaagcagggtaatttttttatttaaagggTAGGTCTGTATTTTTAAGTTTCGTTGCGGGTGAATTCTAATAAGATTCCAATTggtattttttagaaatcaaaaTGTTACTTGTTCTGGACTATTAGCATGTTCCTGAATTGCGTATATTCGTCATAAAGTAGAGATATACATAAAAACATGAACCAGGATATGAGGAACTGTAAataatgcataatttattaccGGCGCCAACAAGGGTGTTAACAATACTCGTGGTGACAAATATCGACACAGCATTTTATGCTGTGACTGTGAAATGCATAAAACAATCTTTTTAGAGCCATCGGCCTTTCATGAACATGCTCCGACACTGAGCGAACAAATGTTTATATACGGTTATCTTACCCTTATCTTGTACCTCCACCGCACATGAGATGATAACACATAATCACAAAAACGTCACTTTTGAGATTATTTAGGGATTTCAAGTGTTAATTCCAAAAAAACATGAAAACTTTGATTTTCAATGACACACGAACGCAACACGTTCACCTCGTACGAAGGCGCGCCACTGTCAGTGTTGccataattaaattaagtttacCTCAAAACAAACGTCAGAATGTGgtggtaattttatttatgaatgaaataaattatatttagattCTACGTTCAACTATCATACTGCTACACTGCGACTTTGCCGATGTTGAAAATCTACAGACATTTTACTACACTCACGACAGTACGTTGCACATGGATATGAATTTACTCTTTGACACGGTTTGCAAGGTTGCGCACAGTCACAAGGTCTTAGGTTGTTATGCTCCGAGTGACACCGTTTGATTCGATGTAATTTTTTGTAAATGTCGTATGGATTATTACATTCAGATGATAGAAATGCCAAAATAATTGGTAATTCTTTTCCTAATAACGAACGAAGCCTCCGAAGTTCATCTCTTGAAGATTTTGTGAATCTAGAATTCGACTTTCTTCGAGTCCTTGAGTTTGAAGCAGTTGCTGCATTTCTAGAGTATCTTTTCCgtcttcttttttctttatctCCAGTTGAACTTATATTTTGATCTTCAATATCATTAATAATTCTTGTTACATGTCTATTGCCCATtacgtttatattttatttaaaattttcagacTTAAAATTTTGGTTTACTTTGTCAAAAATTTGTCATTATGGATTTGTCACAATTTGTCATGTCATTGAAAgacaagaaaaagaaaaagtattttaggtATTTAGAAAAGAAacagttttatacattttgtatgcaattattattttctagagaacttaaataattttaaaggtacatTTAACTGCTGAATGATTTTGCTCTTCACAATCTACCAGGCACCTAGGCGtagccatttatttatttgtaataggtatacaaagAATTGGATTTTTTTAATGAACCTTGTTTATGTCTGCACTGATAacgttgataataataattcatttaATGACGTTGTTTACACCTTTTATATCCAATGATTTATACTTTGTGTGTGTAGTAGATatgaatgtacctacctaaattatGACGTACGAGTATAAGCGTGAACTACTCGTGTAACGATAAGCCTAGgggcagaccaccaacttttagttcgATAGTTAGGCCCTATTTTAGTTAGACTTTCATACATTATGTccttaacagcccgacccaactatcagccaactaaaagtcggtgatctgcgcctaggcttaaattGAGTCTTTTCATGGAAAGGATCCTCTAACTATGCTTTATCGTGATTCAATCGCTTTACCCGTTCATTAAATAactcgtacctacttattcGTATTTGGGTATGTACTTGATAAACTACTGTCGAAAGCATGAGGATGAATAATATGGAGATTGCcaatttaataacaaaacaaaatgatATCTACGCTTTAAACTTGGAGGTagattatctattatttattgttgttgttGAATGAGATTCTCAGTAAATACacgtagtatttatttattttaatttaaataagtaataatacctatgtatatgttacggtcaaagtgataaatgtgaaaattatgaataatcgccggttattatgaataattaccgcatgatttggtaaatgtaattaatatgaggtcatttatgtgtgtataaaactaaataggcggcttaggggtggcccaagggccacccccgccgcaccttaacctatttttcactttaaatcaaaacattatgttataggcatcatggaaaagtaatattatgcaagaaacattccaaactcattatgccaaattatcccaactaatattaatattataaatgcgaaagtaactctgtctgtctgttacgctttcccgcttaaacctcgcaaccgattttgatgaaatttggcatagagatagtttgagtcccgggaaagaacataggatagtttttatcccggtttttgaaacagggacgcgcgcgataaagtttttctgtgacagacaaaattccacgcgggcgaagccgcgggcggaaagctagtattaatatatgatatcaaaacgttcaaaagtttggctgtacacgaacacgtacacaagatgttgttctcttttatgaaatttgttagtactaaggttgaattattaaataatcactgttaaatgtgattaatttatcactttcaccgcgactgtcgggaattattcataataaccggttattattaataattttcgatttatcacattaaccgtaacatatacatcataattatatttatcctggtttttgcaCTTGTGTTTCATGTCAAATGTGCCTGAAATaagtagttaaattatattgtattattACTTTAGATTAGGCTGGTATCAGCAATTTTTGGGTTTATAAGATTATTGGCCACTTCTATCAAATGTAAGTATGTAATACGGATATTAATACTAACATTGTAAAAACTAATTTGTATTCTGTtgctgtacctaaataaataaataaaaataaaaaaacattttaaacagTGGGTATGCCTCTTTCTTACCATACAACATCAGACACAATTAATTACATTGGCCCTTAATTTCAACactgtacctactcgtacttattggaacaatttatttaactttatcaTCTTGTGGGAAGgccaaaaaaactattttaaattgcagaaaaactattttaaactagtttaggctttaaattatttttagatagtTGGTGTTGGCCATAAGCGCTCAAATTTTACAAGTCAGGCATGTTGAAATTgggtatcatcatcatcggtCATTAAGTCTGTTTTCACTGCAGCActccagaggcaaatggaggataaTATACACTCCCCACGCTCTGGCCAGACGGGTCGGGGAAATTGGGCATACAGCATTAAATACTTACTTATCAgcatttatttatgtttcaaTACAAAGCAAGTGAGGTAAGTTAATCCAATTTGATTAACAATTTGAGATTATCTTAGTACCTAAatataaattgaataaaatgatTGATGTAAAAGCAGTGTGGTTTAGGTCGTAAGGTTAATAAGTAGTTATTGTAAGTTTATTAGAATATCAAATATGAAATTCTCACTATTATTACTATTGACCATCGTGTCAGCTGGTGAGTACTAATATAATAACTTAACATGTAACTATAATAttgaattcaaataaataagcggttaaaaataataataaatttaaaaatgcCTCCGGTTTTCCCTAAATGTTATCCGGTACCCTATAGTTGGCAACATTATAAACAGATGACGATCGCTTCCCTAAATTGGTGAACTTCCGGGTCCGGTTCCCGGTATTGTATctttttcattcattcattttaaaTCATGGCGCGAAGACATTATAGACAATcagttttaattttacattattttttttagtgttaTGTACCTCTCAGGGCCCAGACACGCGCATCGTGGGGGGATATCCCGCCACGATATACAACTACCCCTTCGTGGTGTCCATAGTGTACACAAACCCTGAAACTGGAGAGCAGACGCCAAGATGCGTTGGCTCTATCATATCCTCGTGGCATGTGCTGACTACGGCTCACTGTTTTAGGTATGAATGTTTTACATTTTACAACgtgagattttttttccttgattttacaaaatacaaaaattgcTCTTAATTTGCACAAGAATCTAGGCACCCTAAGTTTATGCCGTTGCAGCCTTGCGAAACAAAGTAAAAAAGTGCAACCCGAGTTTTGCGCGGGAAGcgtattttataacttttaaaaagtttactttttatttttacttttttagttaCATAAGCTacagcaataaaataaaattaagaagcCTTCTGATTTGTGCAATATGCATCTAAAAATAGCTCGAGAATAAAAAATCCTGTTTAAATTACAAGTTGTAGTTTAGTGTTagcgtaataataataaataatttttaaccgtGAATGTGGCAAAACAGTAGTTGGTCAAGAACAACTTCTTCTTGACCACGGAATCATTTCTTTTCATTTCCACCTCGAAAGTAGGAAATGTAAAGAAATGTATCTGTGCCCGAACTAAAGCAACGACATCTGTTGACGAAAATTGCAAGTCTCACCGCCACAAATTCTCCCGCTCTTTCGCCAGCGACCCAAATGTCGAAAACTACAAGCTCCGCGTCGGCTCCACTAGCAGCATGGAAGGTGGCACTCTCTTCGACATTTATTACATCATCATTCACCCCGACTATGTGGAGAGCCCGCGTACCGCTGACGCCGCCATAGTGGTGCTGACCCAGCACATCACCATAAGCGAGAGCGTGCGAGTGATCTACATTCCC
Proteins encoded:
- the LOC135084019 gene encoding trypsin-7-like gives rise to the protein MKFSLLLLLTIVSAVLCTSQGPDTRIVGGYPATIYNYPFVVSIVYTNPETGEQTPRCVGSIISSWHVLTTAHCFSDPNVENYKLRVGSTSSMEGGTLFDIYYIIIHPDYVESPRTADAAIVVLTQHITISESVRVIYIPPQETYIPDGYTVRAIGWGAEEEAGALLDTLKVFDTRTIPLQQCIEAFADDDNINVYDQVICTQAAGRSMCTGDSGAPIIIGEVLVGIASYSSSCDDSTPDTFTRIDRHTGWILQEAVPPYGRSAASPVRVAPIV